Proteins encoded by one window of Sorangium aterium:
- a CDS encoding amidohydrolase family protein: MTDRIARLKASPSVAVKEKLDYPVIDTDIHTNDYSPALEDFVATYGGAKLVDDLRKALSSRRRNAENSSGKDWYSQTPEERQHYRTVRSPWWARVTRNTLDVATYHLPELLAERLEEQGSDYSVLFPNNTLAPLAVKDPGSRQALQRAINHYHAELFRKYSDRLTPVAGIPLNTPEEGIEELEFAVKKLGLKAINIAGGVRRPIKAIAEKYPPAHHPEIAKYATYIDFYGIDSEYNYDPFWAKVVELGVPVLTHYGSQGWTGRSSISNYMNNHVGHFADGSEAFAKALFFGGVTRRFPGLRIGMLEGGADWGARVYIHLVDRFQKRGPEGLKHYDPSATDRALFTELFRRYGADLAKLSNGRSIEGEQLIADTLGAGYTSDARQPAPEYRNDFAAAGIEKIEDIRDRWVNNFFFGSESDDRTIASAFNAKANPLGVKINAIYSSDVGHWDVPDLTEALAESWKLVEEGVLSAEDFKAYVFENPYKLYTEANASFFKGTRVEEKLKRKAGAGDERRGPQPGARSEGLPGKPVEIRA; encoded by the coding sequence ATGACTGACCGTATCGCTCGTCTCAAGGCCTCGCCCTCCGTGGCTGTCAAGGAGAAGCTCGATTACCCCGTCATCGACACGGACATCCACACCAACGATTACTCGCCGGCGCTGGAGGATTTCGTCGCCACCTACGGAGGCGCCAAGCTCGTCGACGACCTGCGCAAGGCGCTGAGCTCCCGCCGCCGCAACGCCGAGAACAGCAGCGGCAAGGACTGGTACAGCCAGACGCCCGAGGAGCGGCAGCACTACCGCACGGTCAGGTCGCCGTGGTGGGCGCGGGTGACGCGCAACACGCTGGACGTGGCCACGTACCACCTGCCGGAGCTGCTCGCCGAGCGCCTCGAGGAGCAAGGGTCCGATTACTCGGTCCTGTTCCCGAACAACACCCTCGCGCCGCTCGCCGTGAAGGACCCGGGCTCGCGGCAGGCGCTCCAGCGCGCGATCAACCATTACCACGCGGAGCTGTTTCGCAAGTACAGCGACCGCCTCACCCCGGTCGCCGGCATCCCGCTGAACACGCCCGAGGAGGGCATCGAAGAGCTGGAGTTCGCCGTCAAGAAGCTGGGGCTCAAGGCGATCAACATCGCCGGCGGCGTGCGCCGCCCCATCAAAGCGATCGCGGAGAAGTACCCGCCGGCGCACCACCCGGAGATCGCGAAGTACGCGACGTACATCGATTTCTACGGCATCGACAGCGAGTACAACTACGATCCTTTCTGGGCGAAGGTTGTCGAGCTCGGCGTGCCTGTCCTCACCCATTACGGGAGCCAGGGCTGGACGGGGCGCTCGTCGATCAGCAACTACATGAACAACCACGTCGGCCACTTCGCCGACGGCTCGGAGGCGTTCGCCAAGGCGCTGTTCTTCGGCGGCGTCACCCGCCGCTTCCCCGGGCTGCGCATCGGCATGCTCGAGGGCGGGGCGGACTGGGGCGCGCGGGTCTACATCCACCTTGTCGACCGCTTCCAGAAGCGCGGCCCGGAGGGCCTGAAGCATTACGACCCGTCGGCGACCGATCGCGCGCTCTTCACCGAGCTCTTCCGGCGCTACGGCGCGGATCTCGCAAAGCTTTCAAACGGGCGCTCCATCGAGGGCGAGCAGCTGATCGCCGACACGCTGGGGGCCGGGTACACGAGCGACGCCCGCCAGCCTGCGCCGGAGTACCGCAATGACTTCGCGGCCGCGGGCATCGAGAAGATCGAGGACATCCGCGACCGCTGGGTCAATAACTTCTTCTTCGGATCCGAGTCGGACGACCGCACCATCGCGTCCGCGTTCAACGCCAAGGCGAACCCGCTCGGCGTGAAGATCAACGCCATCTACTCCTCCGACGTCGGCCACTGGGACGTCCCCGACCTGACCGAGGCGCTCGCGGAGAGCTGGAAGCTCGTGGAGGAGGGCGTCCTCAGCGCCGAGGACTTCAAGGCGTATGTGTTCGAGAACCCGTACAAGCTCTATACGGAGGCCAACGCGAGCTTCTTCAAGGGCACGCGGGTCGAGGAGAAGCTGAAGCGCAAGGCGGGCGCCGGTGACGAGCGGCGCGGCCCGCAGCCGGGCGCGAGGAGCGAGGGTCTACCCGGCAAGCCGGTCGAAATACGCGCGTAG
- a CDS encoding nucleoside deaminase has protein sequence MSRDEALMARALELARGAQRAGEPPFGALVAAPDGTVVAEATDEVNAQRDFTWHAEVGAVRRACAAAGPDLTGYTLYTTVEPCPMCFTAAWLARVSRVIFGCTMQEVTAATGGAQRELAVPARWMNENSGAPVDLVGGVLADRCLALFSPS, from the coding sequence ATGAGCCGCGACGAGGCGCTCATGGCGCGCGCGCTGGAGCTCGCGCGCGGCGCGCAGCGCGCGGGCGAGCCGCCGTTCGGCGCCCTGGTGGCCGCCCCCGACGGCACCGTCGTCGCCGAGGCGACCGACGAGGTGAACGCCCAGCGCGACTTCACGTGGCACGCCGAGGTCGGCGCTGTCCGCCGCGCCTGCGCGGCCGCCGGGCCGGACCTGACGGGCTACACGCTGTACACCACCGTGGAGCCGTGCCCGATGTGCTTCACCGCGGCCTGGCTCGCCCGGGTGAGCCGCGTCATCTTCGGCTGCACGATGCAGGAGGTCACGGCGGCGACAGGCGGCGCGCAGCGCGAGCTGGCCGTCCCCGCGCGCTGGATGAACGAGAACTCCGGCGCTCCCGTCGATCTCGTCGGCGGTGTCCTCGCCGACCGGTGCCTCGCGCTCTTCAGCCCGTCGTGA
- a CDS encoding aliphatic sulfonate ABC transporter substrate-binding protein, with product MNRRTVVLELGAALACLVLSPGCSKKDEPAREMPAAAAPGEKPGAAANAPVKLTVGHDLWIGYAGVFIANELGLFKQAGLDVELKPFSNPGDTLPALAAGKLDIGLTTLQNLAVLSGNGDTDVVAIALIDSSNGADAVVAKEGVASMTELKGKTVALTLGEVNHMLFLTGLKKAGVAPDDVKITSMSADDAGAAFVAGKVDAAVTWEPWITKATKGGGHVIFSSASVPDTIMDAVAVRRSRLAESGDACSRFIGAIDQGVRVLRGEPDKAIPIVGKYLNAPPEDVKGMLAGDKIYDLAENKQLFGTAEKAGPVYASMKAVVDFAVESKLVKKAPAPESLLDPRLVR from the coding sequence ATGAACCGAAGGACCGTCGTGCTAGAGCTCGGGGCAGCGCTCGCCTGCCTCGTCCTGTCGCCAGGCTGCTCGAAGAAGGACGAGCCAGCGCGCGAGATGCCCGCCGCCGCCGCGCCGGGCGAGAAGCCCGGGGCCGCGGCGAACGCGCCGGTGAAGCTGACCGTGGGACACGACCTGTGGATCGGCTATGCGGGCGTGTTCATCGCGAACGAGCTCGGGCTGTTCAAGCAGGCTGGCCTCGACGTCGAGCTCAAGCCGTTCTCGAACCCCGGGGACACGCTGCCGGCGCTGGCCGCGGGGAAGCTCGATATCGGCCTGACGACCCTGCAGAACCTGGCCGTGCTGAGCGGCAACGGCGACACGGACGTCGTGGCCATCGCGCTCATCGACAGCTCGAACGGCGCGGACGCGGTGGTGGCGAAGGAGGGCGTCGCGTCCATGACCGAGCTCAAGGGCAAGACGGTCGCGCTCACCCTCGGCGAGGTCAATCACATGCTGTTCCTCACCGGCCTGAAGAAGGCCGGGGTCGCCCCGGACGACGTGAAGATCACGAGCATGAGCGCCGACGACGCCGGGGCCGCGTTCGTCGCGGGGAAGGTCGACGCCGCGGTCACCTGGGAGCCGTGGATCACCAAGGCGACCAAGGGCGGCGGTCACGTGATCTTCTCGAGCGCCAGCGTCCCCGACACCATCATGGACGCGGTGGCCGTGCGCCGATCGCGGCTCGCCGAGTCCGGTGACGCCTGCTCGAGGTTCATCGGCGCCATCGATCAGGGGGTGCGCGTCCTGCGCGGCGAGCCCGACAAGGCGATTCCCATCGTCGGAAAGTACTTGAACGCTCCGCCCGAGGACGTGAAGGGCATGCTGGCCGGCGACAAGATCTACGACCTGGCGGAGAACAAGCAGCTCTTCGGCACGGCGGAGAAGGCCGGCCCCGTGTACGCCTCGATGAAGGCGGTGGTCGACTTCGCGGTCGAGTCCAAGCTCGTCAAGAAGGCGCCGGCGCCGGAGTCGCTGCTCGACCCGAGGCTCGTCCGATGA
- a CDS encoding ABC transporter ATP-binding protein — protein sequence MTLSVRGVSKAFAGRRGETSALCPLDLDVGEGEFVSLVGPSGCGKSTLLHIVAGLEPATTGTVTLGGERVLGPGAELGVVFQQQTLFPWLSVRENVRFPLTLARHRSRARHAGPEREADRVERLLRLVDLWEFRDSAPAELSGGMQQRAALARALAAQPEVLLMDEPFGALDAQTREEMQGLLLHVIQHHRITTLFVTHDVDEALILSDRVVVFSERPGRVVATFDVPVPRADRSPDLKLDEALLRLKRDILSLLRGRARPEEQRRRLLLGLTHTPRGEDP from the coding sequence GTGACGCTCTCCGTGCGCGGCGTCAGCAAGGCGTTCGCCGGCCGTCGCGGCGAGACCAGCGCCCTCTGCCCGCTCGACCTCGATGTCGGCGAGGGCGAGTTCGTGAGCCTCGTGGGCCCCTCCGGGTGCGGGAAATCGACGCTGCTGCACATCGTCGCGGGGCTCGAGCCGGCGACCACCGGGACCGTCACGCTCGGCGGCGAGCGCGTCCTCGGCCCCGGCGCCGAGCTCGGCGTCGTGTTCCAGCAACAGACGCTCTTCCCGTGGCTCAGCGTGCGGGAGAACGTCCGCTTCCCGCTGACGCTGGCCCGCCACCGCAGCCGGGCGCGGCACGCCGGCCCCGAGCGAGAGGCGGACCGCGTCGAGCGCCTGCTGCGCCTCGTCGATCTGTGGGAGTTCCGCGACAGCGCGCCCGCGGAGCTGAGCGGCGGCATGCAGCAGCGCGCCGCGCTGGCGCGGGCGCTCGCCGCGCAGCCGGAGGTGCTGCTGATGGATGAGCCGTTCGGCGCCCTCGACGCCCAGACACGTGAGGAGATGCAGGGGCTCCTGCTCCATGTGATCCAGCATCACCGGATCACGACGCTCTTCGTCACCCACGACGTGGATGAGGCCCTGATCCTGTCCGATCGCGTGGTGGTCTTCTCCGAGCGCCCCGGCCGCGTCGTGGCCACCTTCGACGTGCCGGTACCGCGGGCGGATCGCTCGCCCGACCTCAAGCTCGACGAGGCGTTGCTGCGCCTCAAACGGGATATCCTCTCGCTCCTGCGGGGGAGGGCCCGCCCCGAGGAGCAGCGCCGCCGCTTGCTCCTCGGGCTCACGCATACGCCGAGGGGAGAGGATCCATGA
- a CDS encoding ABC transporter permease, with amino-acid sequence MPGDRAPRAPSRQCERPPPRWLALGRPVSARVRLALGAASFLATLAAYAWLTGRDGVNTALAPTLASIGRATADALGSAELWLDVRYSFLRVTAGFVAAALLAVPLGVLAGAFRSIAALIEPPTEFLRYVPVPALIPLVMIAAGIGEGAKVLLVFLGTFFQLLLMTADEVRRVPAPLLQVSQSLGATRREIVWRVLAPAALPGIWSALRMCNGWAWSYVVVAELVAATEGLGFRVLRFYRFIQTPSIYAYLAVLGAIGLGLDWAFGAAHRRLFRWARGRDA; translated from the coding sequence ATGCCCGGCGACCGAGCGCCGCGGGCCCCGTCGCGACAGTGCGAGCGACCGCCGCCGCGCTGGCTCGCGCTCGGCCGCCCCGTTTCCGCCAGGGTCCGTCTCGCGCTCGGCGCGGCGAGCTTCCTCGCCACCCTCGCGGCGTACGCCTGGCTAACGGGCCGCGACGGGGTGAACACCGCCCTCGCTCCCACGCTCGCGAGCATCGGGCGGGCGACGGCCGACGCGCTCGGCTCGGCGGAGCTCTGGCTCGACGTCCGCTACAGCTTCCTGCGGGTCACGGCCGGGTTCGTGGCCGCCGCGCTCCTCGCGGTGCCGCTCGGCGTGCTCGCCGGCGCGTTCCGATCGATCGCCGCGCTGATCGAGCCGCCGACCGAGTTCCTCCGCTATGTCCCCGTGCCGGCGCTGATCCCGCTCGTCATGATCGCGGCGGGCATCGGCGAGGGCGCGAAGGTCCTCCTCGTCTTCCTGGGGACCTTCTTCCAGCTGCTGCTCATGACCGCGGACGAGGTGCGGCGGGTCCCGGCGCCGCTGCTCCAGGTCAGCCAGAGCCTCGGCGCCACCCGGCGGGAGATCGTCTGGCGCGTGCTGGCCCCGGCCGCCCTCCCCGGCATCTGGAGCGCGCTGCGCATGTGCAACGGCTGGGCGTGGAGCTACGTCGTCGTCGCGGAGCTCGTGGCCGCCACCGAGGGCCTCGGCTTCCGCGTCCTCAGGTTCTATCGCTTCATCCAGACGCCCAGCATCTACGCGTACCTGGCGGTGCTGGGCGCGATCGGCCTGGGGCTCGACTGGGCGTTCGGCGCGGCGCACCGCCGGCTCTTCCGCTGGGCCAGGGGGCGCGACGCGTGA
- a CDS encoding cysteine hydrolase family protein produces MTPRIRPLPLDKVHPANTALLVIDMQRDFVEEGAPCEARGALEIVRRINALVAWARGRELPVVFTQEMHRADRCDFGIELEFEPLHCLEGSRGADMVDGLRIEPQDHRIFTKRRYDCFLGTDLDLLLRCKRVENLICCGVCTNICVLSTVLTARNLDYRVLLPVDAVAGTSRELHDAAILCMSNAFAYVTESASVMQLFG; encoded by the coding sequence ATGACGCCGCGTATCCGCCCGTTGCCCCTCGACAAAGTCCACCCTGCCAATACCGCCCTCCTCGTCATCGACATGCAGCGGGACTTCGTCGAGGAGGGCGCGCCCTGCGAAGCGCGCGGGGCGCTCGAGATCGTGCGGAGAATCAACGCGCTCGTCGCGTGGGCGAGAGGGCGTGAGCTGCCCGTCGTCTTCACGCAGGAGATGCACAGGGCCGATCGGTGCGACTTCGGCATCGAGCTGGAGTTCGAGCCGCTGCACTGCCTCGAGGGATCCCGCGGCGCCGACATGGTCGATGGGCTGCGGATCGAGCCGCAGGATCATCGGATCTTCACCAAGCGGCGCTACGACTGTTTTCTGGGCACCGACCTCGACCTGCTGCTCCGGTGCAAGCGGGTGGAGAACCTCATCTGCTGCGGCGTGTGCACGAACATCTGCGTGCTCAGCACCGTGCTCACCGCGAGGAACCTGGATTACCGCGTGCTGCTCCCGGTCGACGCCGTGGCCGGGACCTCACGGGAGCTCCACGACGCCGCGATCCTCTGCATGAGCAACGCGTTCGCCTACGTCACCGAGAGCGCCTCGGTGATGCAGCTCTTCGGCTGA
- a CDS encoding PAS domain-containing protein yields the protein MQCFSDPDPQTLLNEQVAALRRRVAELEQALAEAQQPGAATHEAQPDERDPGLLASLFAAEASGYVAMLDAIPAMVFFKDRHHRYLAVNKAYAAHYHLSADRIIGKRDEDIFVEEVARSYRDNDENIMSEGIPRLNVELQWKLEDGSDGWTLENNVPFRDASGRVIGMVGVVVDMTARKRTEEALRSTEADLLAIQSRLLETIAALSTPVLPIEHGIILVPLIGHLDTARGSQLMEALLQGVERHDAELVIVDLTGVPMIDSAVAHHLLRTVHAARLLGAECVLVGMSASTAAALASLGETLEGIVLLRDLRAGVRYAMARRKAMARVHPMAPP from the coding sequence ATGCAGTGTTTTTCAGATCCAGATCCCCAGACGCTGCTCAACGAGCAGGTCGCGGCGCTCCGCAGGCGCGTCGCGGAGCTGGAGCAGGCGCTGGCCGAGGCGCAGCAGCCGGGCGCGGCGACGCACGAGGCGCAGCCAGACGAGCGCGATCCTGGGCTCCTGGCCAGCCTCTTCGCGGCGGAGGCCTCGGGGTACGTCGCGATGCTCGACGCGATCCCGGCGATGGTGTTCTTCAAGGATCGACACCACCGGTACCTCGCCGTCAACAAGGCCTACGCGGCGCACTATCACCTCTCGGCCGACAGGATCATCGGGAAGCGCGATGAGGACATTTTCGTCGAAGAGGTCGCGCGCAGCTACCGCGACAACGACGAGAACATCATGTCGGAGGGGATCCCGCGGCTCAACGTGGAGCTCCAGTGGAAGCTCGAGGACGGGAGCGACGGCTGGACGCTGGAGAACAACGTCCCGTTCCGCGACGCGAGCGGGCGCGTGATCGGGATGGTCGGGGTCGTGGTCGACATGACCGCACGAAAGAGGACGGAAGAGGCCCTGCGGAGCACCGAGGCCGATCTCCTCGCCATCCAATCGCGCCTGCTCGAGACGATAGCCGCTCTCTCGACCCCGGTCCTGCCCATCGAGCACGGCATCATCCTCGTGCCGCTCATCGGCCATCTCGACACGGCGCGGGGCAGCCAGCTCATGGAGGCCCTCCTGCAAGGCGTGGAGCGCCACGACGCCGAGCTCGTGATCGTCGATCTCACCGGCGTCCCGATGATCGACAGCGCCGTCGCGCACCACCTCCTGCGCACGGTGCACGCCGCGCGCCTGCTCGGCGCCGAGTGCGTCCTAGTGGGGATGTCCGCGAGCACCGCCGCAGCGCTCGCGAGCCTCGGCGAGACGCTGGAGGGGATCGTCCTCCTGAGAGATCTCCGGGCCGGTGTGCGTTACGCGATGGCGCGGCGGAAGGCCATGGCCCGCGTGCATCCGATGGCGCCACCGTAG
- a CDS encoding SMP-30/gluconolactonase/LRE family protein, whose product MKTQSKRAAAVLACLSAVLPACAESEAPAAPELRRVGGFSTPESVLHDEERDVYLVSNIVGSPVEKDDRAFISRVSPDGEVLDLTWIDGASEGVTLNAPKGMAIAGGRLYVADIDAIRVFDASDGAPIEDIEVAGAGLLNDVAAMPDGSIVVSDSGVAIEDGAFASIGTDALVSVDPGGEVSRLIADPALPHPNGVACAEGEIWVAYLGAARVDALDASGKLRREISLPAGTLDGLVRLDDGRLLVSSWDAGAVFEIDPAGDAAPRVSTLAADLPSPADLGWDRARDRLLVPLFNDGEIVLLDVK is encoded by the coding sequence ATGAAAACGCAATCGAAACGCGCCGCCGCGGTCCTCGCCTGCCTCTCTGCCGTCCTCCCGGCGTGCGCCGAGAGCGAGGCCCCGGCCGCACCGGAGCTCCGCCGCGTCGGCGGCTTCAGCACACCCGAGTCCGTGCTCCACGACGAGGAGCGCGACGTTTACCTGGTCTCGAACATCGTCGGCTCACCCGTCGAGAAGGACGACCGCGCGTTCATCTCGCGCGTCTCGCCGGACGGCGAGGTCCTCGATTTGACATGGATCGACGGCGCGTCGGAGGGCGTGACGCTGAACGCCCCGAAGGGCATGGCCATCGCGGGCGGCAGGCTCTATGTGGCCGATATCGACGCGATCCGCGTCTTCGACGCGAGCGACGGCGCGCCGATCGAGGACATCGAGGTGGCCGGCGCCGGCTTGCTCAACGATGTCGCGGCCATGCCCGACGGGTCGATCGTGGTCTCGGACTCCGGCGTGGCCATCGAGGACGGCGCGTTCGCCTCGATCGGCACCGATGCGCTCGTCTCGGTCGATCCGGGCGGGGAGGTCTCCCGGTTGATCGCGGATCCCGCGCTGCCGCACCCGAACGGCGTGGCGTGCGCGGAAGGCGAGATCTGGGTGGCTTACCTCGGCGCAGCGCGGGTCGACGCGCTCGACGCCTCGGGGAAGCTCCGGCGCGAGATCTCCCTGCCCGCTGGCACGCTGGACGGCCTCGTGCGCCTCGACGACGGCCGGCTCCTCGTGTCGAGCTGGGACGCGGGCGCCGTCTTCGAGATCGACCCCGCCGGGGACGCGGCGCCGCGCGTCTCCACGCTCGCGGCGGATCTCCCGAGCCCCGCCGATCTCGGCTGGGATCGCGCGAGAGATCGCCTGCTCGTCCCGCTCTTCAACGACGGCGAGATCGTCCTGCTCGACGTGAAGTGA
- a CDS encoding helix-turn-helix transcriptional regulator, translating to MKTHLTRLLEPTDQAQAWGALREAISRLERTSSASGAGLARWLGVFTRTRERITIQRLSRPLVVLILDGAKRIFLDGPDGNTRLVAREGQILLVPQGIPLELVNEPDPERGAYRSFTIELLSEVDERLQRRYPTLCVQRGLGGFEADRPHLLRSAMPSIQALIHLVNTLLLPGAHALLIEHRLEDLILTLLLQHREQLDEARAASSTLALDPTLAVRALVRRDPARPWAAPEVARALGVSDATLRRRLGAKGVSFRALLWKERLDLAKALLRSGRHGVLEVATACGYDSASRFAEQFRRSEGVSPSEYRARHRASANDCWSEEPELDAR from the coding sequence ATGAAGACCCATCTCACCCGACTGCTCGAGCCCACCGATCAAGCCCAGGCCTGGGGCGCGCTCAGAGAGGCCATCTCCCGCCTGGAGCGCACGTCCTCGGCGAGCGGCGCCGGCCTGGCCCGATGGCTCGGCGTCTTCACCCGCACGCGCGAGCGGATAACGATACAGCGGCTCTCCCGGCCGCTCGTCGTGCTCATCCTCGACGGCGCGAAGCGGATCTTCCTCGACGGCCCGGACGGCAACACGCGCCTCGTCGCCCGGGAGGGGCAGATACTGCTCGTGCCGCAGGGCATCCCCCTCGAGCTGGTGAACGAGCCCGATCCGGAGCGCGGCGCGTACCGCTCGTTCACGATCGAGCTCTTGAGCGAGGTCGACGAGCGGCTCCAGCGCCGCTATCCCACGCTCTGCGTCCAGCGGGGGCTCGGCGGCTTCGAGGCGGATCGGCCGCACCTGCTGCGCTCCGCGATGCCGTCGATCCAGGCGCTGATCCACCTCGTGAACACGCTCCTCCTGCCCGGCGCGCATGCGCTGCTCATCGAGCACCGGCTGGAGGATCTCATCCTGACCCTGCTCCTGCAGCACCGGGAGCAGCTCGACGAGGCGCGCGCCGCCTCGTCGACGCTGGCGCTCGATCCGACGCTCGCGGTGCGGGCGCTGGTGCGCCGCGATCCGGCGCGCCCGTGGGCGGCCCCGGAGGTCGCGCGCGCGCTCGGGGTGAGCGACGCGACGCTGCGCCGCCGGCTCGGCGCGAAGGGGGTCTCGTTCAGGGCCCTGCTGTGGAAGGAGCGCCTCGATCTCGCCAAGGCGCTCCTGCGCTCGGGCCGCCACGGCGTGCTGGAGGTCGCGACGGCCTGCGGCTACGACTCGGCGTCGCGCTTCGCCGAGCAGTTCCGGCGCTCCGAGGGGGTCAGCCCCTCGGAGTACCGCGCGCGACACCGGGCGAGCGCGAACGACTGCTGGAGCGAAGAGCCCGAGCTCGACGCGAGGTGA
- a CDS encoding pirin family protein, whose translation MSPMDRRTALGALAATPVVAACDPSPPSPERTDEAALAAADVVRDVAPLGFPWETLDPFLFCVHHDDAYPAGNERMGPAASLAGRAIGRDFAGKDGWRMYHGDVVPGFPQHPHRGFETVTVVRRGLVDHADSLGAAARYGRGDVQWLTAGGGIVHAEMFPLVEKDGPNPLELFQIWLNLPRADKLAEPHFVMLWGDTIPRQIARDAAGKATEITIVAGRLGELRPPAPPPRSWAARAASDVAIWTLKMAPGARFTLPAASPGTNRALYFFRGAELRVGARRVPAAHRITLRDGAAALLENGPDEAELLLLQGQPIGEPVAQHGPFVMTSMAEVQQAFLDYRRTGFGGWPWPSDGPVHGRAEGRFARYPDGRIDKAG comes from the coding sequence ATGAGCCCCATGGATCGCCGCACCGCCCTCGGCGCCCTCGCCGCAACGCCCGTCGTCGCCGCGTGCGACCCCTCCCCGCCCTCGCCCGAGCGCACCGACGAAGCCGCGCTCGCCGCGGCGGACGTCGTCCGCGACGTGGCGCCGCTCGGGTTCCCCTGGGAGACGCTCGACCCCTTCCTGTTCTGCGTCCACCACGACGACGCGTATCCGGCCGGCAACGAGCGGATGGGCCCGGCCGCCTCGCTCGCGGGCCGCGCCATCGGGCGCGACTTCGCGGGCAAGGACGGCTGGCGCATGTACCACGGCGACGTGGTCCCCGGCTTCCCGCAGCACCCGCACCGCGGCTTCGAGACCGTGACGGTCGTGCGGCGCGGGCTCGTCGATCACGCGGACTCGCTCGGCGCGGCCGCGCGCTATGGGCGCGGCGACGTCCAGTGGCTCACGGCGGGGGGCGGCATCGTCCACGCGGAGATGTTCCCGCTCGTCGAGAAGGACGGGCCCAACCCGCTCGAGCTCTTCCAGATCTGGCTCAACCTGCCGCGCGCCGACAAGCTCGCCGAGCCGCACTTCGTGATGCTGTGGGGCGACACGATCCCCAGGCAGATCGCGCGCGACGCCGCGGGCAAGGCGACCGAGATCACGATCGTCGCCGGCCGCCTCGGCGAGCTCCGCCCGCCGGCCCCGCCGCCGAGGTCGTGGGCGGCGCGCGCGGCGTCCGACGTGGCGATCTGGACGCTCAAGATGGCCCCGGGCGCGCGGTTCACGCTGCCGGCCGCCTCCCCCGGCACGAACCGCGCGCTCTACTTCTTCCGCGGCGCCGAGCTGCGCGTCGGCGCCCGCCGCGTCCCCGCGGCCCACAGGATCACGCTCCGCGACGGCGCCGCCGCGCTGCTCGAGAACGGCCCCGACGAGGCCGAGCTCCTGCTCCTCCAGGGCCAGCCCATCGGCGAGCCCGTCGCGCAACACGGCCCCTTCGTGATGACCTCGATGGCGGAGGTCCAGCAGGCCTTCCTCGACTACCGGCGGACGGGCTTCGGCGGATGGCCGTGGCCGAGCGACGGCCCGGTCCACGGACGCGCGGAAGGCCGCTTCGCGCGCTACCCCGACGGCCGCATCGACAAGGCGGGCTGA
- a CDS encoding MFS transporter, with protein sequence MSRQRSESSIIFLVAAVQFINILDFVMVMPLGPDFAVALGIPMSSIGFIGGSYTAAAAISGLAGAFFLDRFDRRSALAVAMLGLVAGTAAGGFATGLPSLMAARVLAGAFGGPATSVSFSIVADVIPPERRGKAMGVVMASFSVASVLGVPAGLELARRGGFPLPFFAVAALGLLVAGLAIFLLPSMRDHLTDARPSGSSLGDLGALLGRPIVLLSYATTAILTVASFLVIPNISAYVQYNLGYPRERLGLLYFVGGLVSFFAMRAVGPLVDRFGAFQTGSVGAVVLVSVLYAGFVSYTPGLPVLAIFIVFMLGMTFRNVSHNTLTSKVPRPAERARFTSMQSAVQHMASALAAFSSARLLHELPDHRLDGMPVVAGLSIVFTVALPLLFLGIERRVALAAVGRPAP encoded by the coding sequence GTGTCCAGACAGCGCTCCGAATCGAGCATCATCTTCCTTGTCGCAGCGGTCCAGTTCATCAACATCCTCGACTTCGTGATGGTGATGCCGCTCGGGCCCGACTTCGCGGTCGCCCTCGGCATCCCGATGTCCAGCATCGGCTTCATCGGCGGCAGCTACACGGCGGCGGCCGCGATCTCGGGCCTCGCCGGTGCGTTCTTCCTCGACCGCTTCGACCGCCGCAGCGCGCTCGCCGTGGCGATGCTCGGCCTCGTCGCCGGCACGGCGGCCGGGGGCTTCGCGACGGGGCTCCCGAGCCTCATGGCGGCGCGCGTGCTCGCGGGGGCGTTCGGCGGGCCCGCGACATCCGTCTCGTTCTCGATCGTCGCCGACGTTATCCCGCCCGAGCGGCGCGGCAAGGCGATGGGCGTCGTGATGGCCTCGTTCTCGGTCGCCTCGGTGCTCGGCGTCCCCGCCGGGCTGGAGCTCGCGCGTCGCGGGGGCTTTCCGCTGCCGTTCTTCGCGGTCGCGGCGCTCGGGCTGCTCGTCGCCGGGCTCGCGATCTTCCTCCTGCCGTCGATGCGGGATCACCTGACCGACGCGCGGCCGTCCGGCAGCTCGCTCGGCGATCTCGGCGCGCTCCTCGGCCGGCCGATCGTGCTGCTCTCGTACGCGACGACGGCGATCCTGACGGTGGCGTCGTTCCTGGTGATCCCCAACATCTCTGCGTACGTGCAGTACAACCTCGGGTATCCGCGCGAGCGGCTCGGGCTGCTCTACTTCGTGGGGGGCCTTGTGAGCTTCTTCGCGATGCGGGCCGTGGGCCCGTTGGTGGACCGCTTCGGCGCGTTCCAGACGGGCTCGGTGGGGGCGGTGGTGCTCGTGAGCGTCCTGTACGCGGGGTTCGTCTCGTATACGCCGGGGCTGCCGGTGCTCGCCATCTTCATCGTCTTCATGCTGGGCATGACGTTCCGCAACGTCTCGCACAACACGCTGACGTCGAAGGTGCCGCGCCCCGCCGAGCGAGCGCGCTTCACCTCGATGCAGTCGGCCGTGCAGCACATGGCGTCCGCGCTCGCCGCGTTCTCGTCGGCCAGGCTGCTCCACGAGCTGCCGGACCACCGCCTCGACGGCATGCCGGTCGTCGCGGGGCTGTCGATCGTGTTCACGGTGGCGCTGCCGCTGCTGTTCCTGGGGATCGAGCGGCGCGTCGCGCTCGCGGCGGTCGGGCGCCCGGCCCCCTGA